One window of Phycodurus eques isolate BA_2022a chromosome 8, UOR_Pequ_1.1, whole genome shotgun sequence genomic DNA carries:
- the lpxn gene encoding leupaxin isoform X1: protein MQIHSERNMDELDLLLEELALNPTASEGSHATSGEVSAAASAETKKGSYLGIFSESPPLQGASQDSPTIELDSILQDLMSLGSEDAAASPLLQEQSVEKRTKDGHWDLDANASARSKDTDSIDDLLGGLSTDLEKIGVHTAAKGHCAACNKVIVGKIITAMGEMWHPQHFVCAVCKTELSTTGYFERDGRPYCRKDYEQLFAPRCAYCKGPIVQNILTALDQTWHPDHFFCAHCGDFFGDDGFLEKDGKPYCSRDFYRLFAPKCAGCGGSVLENYLTAANGTWHPECFVCADCLKPFSDSHFMELDGRPLCQTHFHSRQGTLCGGCHQPIVGRCISALESKFHPEHFVCAFCLQQLSQGIFKEDKGRPYCSACFNKLFV from the exons GTGTCAGCTGCAGCCAGCGCTGAGACTAAAAAGGGGTCTTACCTGGGAATTTTCAG TGAGTCACCCCCTCTCCAGGGAGCTTCCCAGGACTCACCCACCATAGAACTGGACTCAATTTTGCAAGATCTGATGAGCCTGGGATCAGAG GATGCGGCGGCTTCACCGCTTTTACAGGAGCAGTCTGTTGAGAAGAGAACAAAAGATGGACATTGGGATTTAGATGCAAATGCTTCAGCAAGGAGCAAAGACACAGACAGCATTGATGATCTTCTCGGAGGACTGAGCACTGACTTGGAAAAGATCGGCGTCCACACTGCAGCCAagggccactgtgccgcctgtaaCAAAGTTATTGTGGGGAAG ATAATCACAGCAATGGGTGAAATGTGGCACCCGCAGCACTTTGTGTGTGCGGTGTGTAAGACGGAGCTGAGCACCACAGGCTACTTCGAGAGGGACGGACGTCCGTACTGCAGGAAAGACTACGAGCAGCTTTTCGCGCCGCGCTGCGCCTACTGCAAAGGGCCCATTGTGCAG AACATCCTGACAGCTCTGGACCAGACATGGCATCCTGATCACTTCTTCTGCGCACACTGTGGAGACTTCTTTGGCGATGACG GTTTCCTGGAGAAGGACGGGAAGCCTTATTGCTCCAGGGACTTCTACCGCCTCTTTGCTCCCAAGTGCGCAGGCTGCGGGGGGTCAGTGTTGGAGAACTACCTGACTGCAGCCAACGGCACGTGGCACCCGGAGTGCTTCGTCTGCGCG GACTGTCTGAAGCCCTTCTCTGACAGTCACTTCATGGAGCTTGATGGCCGCCCGCTGTGCCAGACGCACTTCCACTCCCGTCAGGGAACTCTGTGCGGCGGCTGCCATCAACCCATCGTGGGCCGCTGCATCTCGGCTCTGGAGAGCAAGTTTCACCCGGAGCACTTTGTGTGTGCCTTCTGTCTGCAGCAGCTCAGCCAGGGAATCTTtaaggaagacaaaggcagaccaTATTGCTCTGCATGCTTTAACAAACTCTTTGTGTGA
- the lpxn gene encoding leupaxin isoform X2 produces the protein MSSVSAAASAETKKGSYLGIFSESPPLQGASQDSPTIELDSILQDLMSLGSEDAAASPLLQEQSVEKRTKDGHWDLDANASARSKDTDSIDDLLGGLSTDLEKIGVHTAAKGHCAACNKVIVGKIITAMGEMWHPQHFVCAVCKTELSTTGYFERDGRPYCRKDYEQLFAPRCAYCKGPIVQNILTALDQTWHPDHFFCAHCGDFFGDDGFLEKDGKPYCSRDFYRLFAPKCAGCGGSVLENYLTAANGTWHPECFVCADCLKPFSDSHFMELDGRPLCQTHFHSRQGTLCGGCHQPIVGRCISALESKFHPEHFVCAFCLQQLSQGIFKEDKGRPYCSACFNKLFV, from the exons GTGTCAGCTGCAGCCAGCGCTGAGACTAAAAAGGGGTCTTACCTGGGAATTTTCAG TGAGTCACCCCCTCTCCAGGGAGCTTCCCAGGACTCACCCACCATAGAACTGGACTCAATTTTGCAAGATCTGATGAGCCTGGGATCAGAG GATGCGGCGGCTTCACCGCTTTTACAGGAGCAGTCTGTTGAGAAGAGAACAAAAGATGGACATTGGGATTTAGATGCAAATGCTTCAGCAAGGAGCAAAGACACAGACAGCATTGATGATCTTCTCGGAGGACTGAGCACTGACTTGGAAAAGATCGGCGTCCACACTGCAGCCAagggccactgtgccgcctgtaaCAAAGTTATTGTGGGGAAG ATAATCACAGCAATGGGTGAAATGTGGCACCCGCAGCACTTTGTGTGTGCGGTGTGTAAGACGGAGCTGAGCACCACAGGCTACTTCGAGAGGGACGGACGTCCGTACTGCAGGAAAGACTACGAGCAGCTTTTCGCGCCGCGCTGCGCCTACTGCAAAGGGCCCATTGTGCAG AACATCCTGACAGCTCTGGACCAGACATGGCATCCTGATCACTTCTTCTGCGCACACTGTGGAGACTTCTTTGGCGATGACG GTTTCCTGGAGAAGGACGGGAAGCCTTATTGCTCCAGGGACTTCTACCGCCTCTTTGCTCCCAAGTGCGCAGGCTGCGGGGGGTCAGTGTTGGAGAACTACCTGACTGCAGCCAACGGCACGTGGCACCCGGAGTGCTTCGTCTGCGCG GACTGTCTGAAGCCCTTCTCTGACAGTCACTTCATGGAGCTTGATGGCCGCCCGCTGTGCCAGACGCACTTCCACTCCCGTCAGGGAACTCTGTGCGGCGGCTGCCATCAACCCATCGTGGGCCGCTGCATCTCGGCTCTGGAGAGCAAGTTTCACCCGGAGCACTTTGTGTGTGCCTTCTGTCTGCAGCAGCTCAGCCAGGGAATCTTtaaggaagacaaaggcagaccaTATTGCTCTGCATGCTTTAACAAACTCTTTGTGTGA